In Saccharicrinis fermentans DSM 9555 = JCM 21142, a genomic segment contains:
- a CDS encoding phage minor head protein, with translation MQDMTLALLDDDGKLRSFADFKEEATKTHTKYNSTWLKTEYDHAVGSATMASRWSEFEENAADQPYLKYQTVGDNNVRHEHQLLNGIVRKITDSFWNKYFPPNGWKCRCDVVQLSASYASETEALPKVPIDSMFATNLAKTGMIFPKNHPYYDGVTDDVMKRAVASLPDDVAYNNVYTSESGNTVDLHIYHGLNETPGNIKTAKFLADNGYDVKLLPVLDKDDNDIRELVYKTTSFVKGKNPDALIDNKYLVDLKNCKNSSVSAIHNGIRKAKDQCNYGVINLPEVMDSDNVEDAVRGQMKHAKTIKETWVINGDELLKYDRKGLGLD, from the coding sequence ATGCAAGATATGACACTCGCTTTGCTGGATGATGATGGCAAGCTGCGCAGCTTTGCCGACTTTAAAGAAGAGGCCACAAAGACACATACAAAATATAATAGTACCTGGTTAAAAACTGAGTACGACCATGCCGTAGGTTCAGCAACCATGGCCAGCCGGTGGAGCGAGTTTGAAGAAAACGCAGCCGATCAGCCTTATTTAAAATACCAAACGGTAGGCGATAACAATGTAAGGCACGAACACCAGTTATTAAATGGTATCGTTCGCAAAATAACCGATAGTTTTTGGAACAAGTATTTCCCGCCTAATGGTTGGAAATGCCGTTGTGATGTAGTTCAGCTGTCGGCAAGTTATGCAAGTGAAACTGAAGCTTTACCAAAAGTTCCTATTGATAGTATGTTTGCCACTAATTTGGCTAAAACAGGAATGATATTTCCCAAAAACCATCCATACTATGACGGAGTGACGGATGATGTAATGAAACGTGCCGTTGCCAGTTTACCCGATGATGTGGCTTACAATAATGTTTACACAAGCGAGTCGGGTAATACGGTTGACTTACATATTTATCACGGCCTAAACGAAACGCCGGGCAATATTAAAACCGCTAAGTTTTTAGCTGATAACGGTTACGATGTTAAGCTATTGCCTGTACTGGATAAGGATGATAACGACATTAGAGAGCTGGTTTATAAAACCACCTCGTTTGTAAAAGGCAAAAACCCTGATGCATTAATCGACAACAAGTATTTGGTTGACCTTAAAAACTGTAAAAACAGCAGTGTTAGTGCAATTCATAACGGCATACGTAAAGCAAAAGACCAGTGTAATTATGGTGTAATAAACTTACCTGAAGTTATGGATAGCGATAATGTTGAGGATGCGGTTAGAGGACAAATGAAACACGCCAAAACAATTAAAGAAACATGGGTGATTAATGGTGATGAGTTATTGAAATACGATCGCAAAGGTTTAGGACTGGATTAA
- a CDS encoding phage portal protein family protein, whose translation MRITENITKEFLWGAFKKTTSPLMAAAGNSKGIITQLISEFADRSRSDIKKWRAALSAFEDPDDPKSVLLQDLLRNLMSDGHLMAQIQIRKAATLSNRFMVIDKNGQEVEEKTELLQTEWFFDIMEHLLDSRFFGYSVLELTDPANMKWELIPRRNVVPATNMVLFEASGDQGINFTDPMFARTIIYRYDMDPKGALNDIVPQLIWKRNAQQVWADFSERFGIPLVSAETSITDAKELKRIETMMRQLGRAAQAVLPEGAKITIHDAATKGDPHKVFLEQITITNNEIGKRIVGGTMLTDDGSSLSQSEVHERTLDEKIGESDRRMIEFTVNGKLIPILNTWGFGFKEGDRFVFDRSEDLTMAEHWDIVSDALTHYEIDAEWVSRRFNIPIVGKKETTSAASIIPTALSKNFR comes from the coding sequence ATGAGAATTACAGAAAACATAACAAAAGAGTTTTTGTGGGGAGCATTTAAAAAAACTACATCGCCATTGATGGCTGCAGCTGGAAATAGTAAGGGTATCATTACACAACTGATTAGTGAGTTTGCAGACAGAAGTCGTTCAGACATTAAAAAATGGAGGGCGGCATTGTCAGCCTTTGAAGACCCAGATGACCCTAAAAGTGTACTACTGCAGGATTTGTTACGTAACCTCATGAGCGATGGCCACCTGATGGCTCAAATTCAAATTCGTAAAGCGGCTACATTAAGTAACCGTTTTATGGTAATTGACAAAAATGGTCAGGAGGTAGAAGAAAAAACCGAACTTTTGCAAACGGAATGGTTTTTCGACATTATGGAACACTTGCTAGATTCTCGTTTTTTTGGCTACTCGGTTCTAGAGCTAACTGACCCGGCTAACATGAAGTGGGAACTTATACCGCGCCGTAATGTTGTGCCAGCAACTAACATGGTTTTATTTGAGGCATCTGGTGATCAAGGCATTAATTTTACAGATCCTATGTTTGCACGAACAATTATTTATCGTTATGACATGGATCCAAAAGGCGCCCTTAATGACATTGTTCCTCAATTAATATGGAAACGAAATGCTCAACAGGTGTGGGCAGATTTTAGCGAACGTTTTGGTATACCTTTAGTATCTGCAGAAACATCAATCACAGATGCAAAAGAACTAAAGAGAATTGAAACGATGATGCGTCAGTTAGGTCGGGCGGCTCAAGCTGTACTCCCCGAAGGTGCAAAAATTACAATCCACGATGCTGCAACCAAAGGGGATCCGCATAAGGTATTTCTTGAACAAATTACGATTACCAATAATGAAATTGGTAAAAGGATAGTGGGTGGAACGATGCTTACCGATGATGGATCTAGCTTAAGCCAAAGCGAAGTGCATGAACGAACACTAGATGAAAAAATAGGAGAAAGCGACCGTCGTATGATTGAATTTACTGTTAATGGTAAGTTGATACCTATTTTAAATACATGGGGTTTTGGTTTTAAGGAAGGCGACCGGTTTGTATTTGACAGATCAGAAGATCTAACCATGGCCGAACACTGGGATATTGTAAGCGATGCCTTAACACATTACGAAATAGATGCTGAATGGGTAAGCCGTAGATTCAATATTCCTATTGTTGGTAAAAAAGAAACTACAAGTGCTGCATCTATAATTCCAACAGCCTTAAGCAAAAATTTTCGTTAG
- a CDS encoding DUF1804 family protein, translating into MAKEKEQKIARVLFVEQGKTAKEISRLVNVSEQTLSKWINTKNWRAERNARLSAPGVRTDNIKQLINDLTEQRLTLTRELKEAESNLDLERCTELRSSIAKVDDGVSKWNKTLETINKESTVTLSTYLAVMEMIFDALREHDEKLFLQMLDFQEVHLNDVSLKFK; encoded by the coding sequence ATGGCAAAGGAGAAAGAACAAAAAATAGCACGCGTACTTTTTGTAGAGCAGGGGAAGACAGCTAAGGAAATTAGCCGGTTAGTGAATGTTAGTGAGCAAACATTAAGCAAATGGATTAATACAAAAAATTGGAGAGCTGAACGAAATGCCCGTTTATCAGCTCCTGGCGTTCGAACTGACAACATTAAACAACTAATAAACGACCTTACTGAACAGCGCTTAACGCTCACACGCGAACTTAAAGAAGCTGAGAGCAATCTCGATTTAGAACGCTGTACCGAATTACGTTCCTCTATTGCCAAAGTTGATGACGGGGTAAGCAAATGGAATAAAACACTTGAAACTATTAACAAAGAGAGTACGGTAACATTATCAACCTACCTCGCTGTTATGGAAATGATTTTTGATGCTTTGCGTGAGCATGACGAAAAGCTTTTTTTACAAATGCTCGACTTTCAAGAGGTGCATTTAAACGATGTTTCATTAAAGTTTAAATAG
- a CDS encoding phage protein Gp36 family protein — protein sequence MAFLKESDYTVLIRSEIEKIIDATTERSKILTAEKMAIAQMRNHLSGRLDVDAIFIDAPADGEDDLRDQYIVMLAIDITLYHLWTKEGGNNIPKTRELRYNDALKWLQDIQAGAQSDLPLATEDGIEQGLVKIWSASAPEDNTY from the coding sequence ATGGCATTCTTAAAAGAAAGTGATTATACAGTTCTCATTCGAAGTGAGATTGAAAAAATTATTGATGCTACAACAGAGCGCAGTAAAATACTGACAGCCGAAAAAATGGCTATTGCACAAATGCGAAACCATTTATCAGGTCGATTAGATGTAGATGCAATTTTTATTGATGCGCCTGCGGATGGGGAGGATGATTTGCGCGATCAGTACATCGTGATGCTAGCCATTGACATTACACTTTACCATTTATGGACTAAAGAAGGTGGTAATAACATTCCTAAAACACGTGAGTTGCGTTATAACGATGCACTAAAATGGTTACAAGATATACAAGCAGGGGCGCAAAGTGACTTGCCGCTTGCTACAGAGGATGGAATAGAACAAGGATTAGTGAAAATTTGGAGCGCTTCTGCTCCTGAGGATAATACCTATTAA
- a CDS encoding phage tail tape measure protein: MDGQAKVTLLLEMKNRIKTGMSEAKKKVNSGVGAMKAKLSELKKHHVAMFSAMSAQFPMFGNAISTLGNPYTLLIGGVVALTMFLSNATGAAADFNHEFLAIKQLNLDKSTEQMNAYKDSIKAVAFETGQNLLDTTKAFYDIQSATGLFGKDVADITTKVGNYALVTGAKLPDAVNQTVKAMKAFGVGVDGIDNLLTANAKTIQLGITTYDELARVQTEFAGAAAGAGQNVDTANKMFSVFTAIAKDSVTAATMTKSAFEGFTQAGTVKGLKGIGIEMYDVNGNMRDMTSILKDVSTQFKGMTSKQIDETISKIGGPEGLRNLLIKLKTDANGLLDTFEKYDKVQFDWSKAIKNAKGDFRTISAMAKNRLGVVMAEIGEKFLPLWVMALEKVNNVLDFVFKNFDTIWAVVKNVGIALGVAKLAMIAFNVITAANPIGAIITAFVLLITYITIAYKKFDQFGSLMIAALGPLGMLVNMFLNIKNNWSSIIDSFKNGGLLEGIKRLGLVLIDALVMPIQQALNLIGKIPGLEFANKWAGSVDKFRNQVLGINTNVDPDPKNDPDGSPTPFGTVEDPFGENNGTNADGSLDNSINKITGSAKQVKNITVNIDAFNKGGINTANTTLNKMQPEELEQWMTNMFLRVVRNVETSY; encoded by the coding sequence ATGGACGGACAAGCAAAAGTTACTTTGTTGTTAGAGATGAAAAACCGAATTAAAACAGGTATGTCCGAAGCTAAAAAAAAGGTAAATAGTGGTGTGGGGGCAATGAAAGCAAAACTTTCTGAACTAAAAAAACACCACGTTGCAATGTTTTCGGCAATGAGTGCGCAATTCCCGATGTTTGGTAATGCAATAAGCACATTGGGTAATCCGTACACATTGTTAATTGGCGGTGTGGTGGCGTTGACTATGTTTTTAAGTAATGCCACGGGTGCAGCCGCCGATTTTAATCATGAATTTTTAGCCATTAAGCAGCTCAATCTCGATAAGAGCACCGAGCAAATGAACGCTTACAAAGATTCTATTAAAGCGGTAGCATTTGAAACAGGGCAAAACCTGTTAGATACTACCAAGGCTTTTTACGATATTCAATCCGCTACCGGGTTGTTTGGAAAAGATGTTGCCGATATTACCACAAAGGTAGGAAACTACGCTCTGGTAACAGGAGCCAAACTACCCGATGCTGTAAACCAAACCGTTAAGGCGATGAAGGCTTTTGGGGTTGGAGTAGATGGTATTGATAATTTATTAACCGCTAACGCAAAAACAATACAGTTAGGAATTACTACCTATGACGAACTAGCGCGAGTCCAAACAGAATTTGCAGGAGCAGCGGCTGGAGCTGGACAAAATGTAGATACTGCGAACAAGATGTTTTCAGTGTTTACTGCTATTGCCAAGGATAGTGTTACTGCAGCTACAATGACAAAAAGCGCCTTTGAAGGCTTTACTCAGGCTGGTACCGTTAAAGGGTTAAAAGGTATTGGCATTGAAATGTACGACGTAAACGGAAATATGCGGGATATGACCAGCATTTTAAAAGATGTTTCAACACAGTTTAAAGGAATGACATCAAAACAGATTGATGAAACAATTTCTAAAATTGGCGGTCCGGAGGGGTTACGTAATTTATTGATTAAATTAAAGACTGACGCCAACGGACTATTAGATACATTTGAAAAATACGACAAGGTTCAGTTTGATTGGTCTAAGGCTATCAAAAACGCCAAAGGTGATTTCCGAACTATATCAGCGATGGCAAAAAACAGGCTAGGGGTTGTTATGGCCGAAATTGGTGAGAAATTTTTACCATTATGGGTTATGGCATTAGAGAAAGTAAATAATGTACTAGACTTTGTTTTTAAAAATTTTGATACCATTTGGGCTGTAGTTAAAAACGTAGGTATTGCTTTAGGAGTTGCAAAGTTGGCTATGATTGCTTTTAATGTAATTACAGCTGCAAATCCGATTGGTGCAATTATAACAGCCTTTGTTCTACTTATTACTTATATAACTATAGCTTATAAAAAGTTCGATCAGTTTGGATCATTGATGATTGCGGCTTTAGGACCTCTGGGTATGTTGGTGAATATGTTTTTAAACATCAAGAATAACTGGAGTAGTATTATTGACTCTTTTAAGAATGGAGGTTTACTTGAAGGCATTAAACGTTTAGGGCTGGTATTAATTGATGCATTAGTAATGCCAATTCAACAAGCTTTGAACTTGATTGGAAAAATACCTGGACTTGAATTTGCTAACAAATGGGCAGGTAGCGTTGATAAATTTAGGAATCAAGTGTTAGGTATAAATACTAATGTTGATCCGGATCCTAAAAACGATCCAGACGGAAGTCCTACCCCTTTTGGTACGGTGGAAGATCCTTTTGGCGAAAACAATGGAACAAATGCAGATGGTAGTTTAGACAACTCTATTAATAAGATAACCGGTAGTGCCAAACAGGTTAAAAACATTACTGTAAACATTGATGCATTTAACAAAGGTGGTATTAACACTGCTAATACAACACTAAATAAAATGCAACCAGAAGAACTAGAGCAATGGATGACAAATATGTTTTTACGAGTTGTACGAAATGTGGAAACAAGCTATTAG
- a CDS encoding phage virion morphogenesis protein, giving the protein MQETRSYILTLDRVSKAVNKLPARAATEAVNFSKERFRAQNWIDNSTQPWKKRKVVKNESNRKSGRATLVDTGRLRRSIRKVRVSKTSAIIGTDVPYAEAHNDGYRGRVKQRVRAHTRTTIHGKVNVKTHSRVINLNLPRRRFIGNSAQLEKQITRMMTLEIRRAINV; this is encoded by the coding sequence ATGCAAGAAACAAGAAGCTATATTTTAACCCTTGACAGGGTTAGCAAGGCGGTAAACAAACTACCTGCACGGGCAGCTACTGAGGCGGTAAACTTTAGTAAGGAAAGATTTCGTGCGCAAAACTGGATTGATAACTCTACGCAGCCATGGAAAAAGCGCAAGGTGGTTAAAAATGAAAGCAACCGAAAATCGGGGCGGGCTACGCTGGTTGATACAGGACGTTTAAGGCGAAGCATTCGAAAAGTTCGCGTAAGCAAAACCAGCGCCATTATTGGTACAGATGTTCCTTATGCGGAAGCGCATAACGATGGTTATAGAGGCAGGGTGAAACAACGAGTTAGAGCGCATACTAGAACTACAATACATGGCAAAGTAAATGTAAAAACACATAGCCGCGTTATAAATTTGAACCTTCCACGGCGTAGGTTTATTGGTAATTCAGCACAGTTAGAAAAGCAAATAACACGAATGATGACTTTAGAGATTAGGAGGGCAATCAATGTATAA
- a CDS encoding Clp protease ClpP has product MFKVEKLADKAVLTIYGYVGGYYMDYRNVAAAIEEVKQTGYNKLDFRMHTYGGSVFDGNLIYNFLSGFDGELNIYIDGVAASMGFIIMLAAPVENVHIAENGLGMCHSPSGGANGTAKDLEQAANLLRLLEKNFKAVLKERTGKTDDEIESWFDGSDYWFDADQLIEMRLVGSKFKPKENIQSLDTDTASAIGARATYERFAALTTTQKTQLNSKAEMNKAEMITRYDLTSVTAESTDEEILAAIDAKMQAKDDAAKAERKKAIVAAVDVAIAAGKITKEQKSDYVARGEKLGLDDLNGIFADMQKADSIISHIKGDKAGLPSSSAERKAWTWDDYQSKAPGDLEAMAETDPEQFKALYKAEYGVEPEV; this is encoded by the coding sequence ATGTTTAAAGTTGAAAAATTAGCAGACAAAGCAGTATTAACCATTTATGGATACGTAGGGGGTTACTATATGGATTATAGAAATGTTGCAGCTGCTATTGAAGAGGTAAAGCAAACAGGATACAATAAGCTAGACTTTAGGATGCACACTTATGGAGGTTCAGTATTTGATGGAAATCTGATATACAATTTTCTATCGGGTTTTGATGGTGAACTAAACATATACATAGATGGGGTGGCAGCGAGTATGGGTTTTATAATCATGTTGGCTGCGCCAGTAGAAAATGTACATATTGCCGAAAATGGTTTAGGAATGTGTCACAGCCCCTCTGGTGGAGCTAATGGGACGGCTAAGGATTTAGAGCAGGCCGCGAATTTGCTTAGGTTGCTTGAAAAGAACTTTAAGGCCGTATTAAAGGAAAGAACCGGTAAAACCGATGACGAAATAGAAAGTTGGTTTGATGGGTCCGACTATTGGTTTGATGCCGATCAGTTAATTGAAATGCGCCTTGTTGGTTCTAAATTCAAACCTAAAGAAAATATCCAAAGCCTTGACACCGATACTGCAAGTGCCATTGGAGCCCGTGCAACATATGAACGTTTTGCTGCACTTACTACGACGCAAAAAACACAATTAAATTCAAAAGCAGAGATGAACAAAGCAGAAATGATTACAAGGTACGACCTTACTAGTGTAACGGCTGAAAGTACCGATGAAGAAATTTTGGCCGCTATTGATGCAAAAATGCAGGCTAAAGATGATGCTGCCAAAGCAGAGAGAAAAAAAGCTATTGTAGCGGCTGTAGATGTTGCTATTGCGGCTGGTAAAATTACTAAGGAGCAAAAATCCGATTATGTTGCTAGAGGAGAAAAGTTGGGTTTAGATGATCTTAACGGCATATTCGCAGATATGCAAAAGGCAGATAGTATTATTAGTCACATAAAAGGAGATAAAGCCGGTTTACCCAGTTCATCTGCTGAGCGTAAAGCTTGGACGTGGGATGATTATCAGAGCAAGGCTCCTGGTGATTTAGAGGCCATGGCCGAAACTGACCCAGAGCAGTTTAAAGCTTTGTATAAAGCTGAGTATGGAGTAGAGCCTGAAGTGTAG